From Lemur catta isolate mLemCat1 chromosome 19, mLemCat1.pri, whole genome shotgun sequence, a single genomic window includes:
- the LOC123624152 gene encoding transmembrane protease serine 11F, whose amino-acid sequence MMYAPVEFSEAEYPRIEYQRRQQFWDPIRLALFTLVIVAIIGIAIGIVTHFVVEDDRSFYYLGSFKITNIKYKENYGVRSSREFTERSHQIERMMSRIFRRSGGGRFIKSHVIRISPDEQGVNILVVLMFRYPSTDSIEQTKKRIEKIFYQSMKIKQLPLTINKPSFRLTPIDGKKMRNLLNSRCGIRMTSSNMPLPASSTTERIVQGRETAMEGEWPWQASLQLVGAGHQCGASLISNTWLLTAAHCFRKNKDPNKWIATFGTTITPPAVKRSVGKIIIHENYHRDTNENDIALAQLTTRVEFSNIAQRVCLPDSSMKLPPKTSVFVTGFGSIVDDGPTQNKLRQARVETIGTDVCNRKDVYDGLITPGMLCAGFMEGKVDACKGDSGGPLVYDNHDIWYIVGIVSWGQSCALPKKPGVYTRVAKYRDWIASKTGI is encoded by the exons ACCAGTTGAATTTTCAGAAGCTGAATACCCACGAATTGAATATCAAAGAAGACAGCAATTTTGGGACCCTATACGGCTAGCTCTTTTCACATTGGTGATTGTAGCAATCATAGGCATTGCAATTGGTATTGTTACTCATTTTGTTGTTGAGG ATGATAGGTCATTCTATTATCTTGGctcttttaaaatcacaaatatcaaatacaaagaaaattacgGAGTGAGATCCTCAAGGGAGTTTACAGAAAGGAGTCATCAGATTGAGAGAATG atgtCTAGGATATTTCGACGTTCCGGAGGGGGTCGATTTATCAAATCGCATGTTATCAGAATAAG TCCAGATGAACAAGGTGTAAACATTCTTGTGGTGCTAATGTTTCGATACCCATCTACCGACAGTATTGAACAAACcaagaaaagaattgaaaagattttttatcAAAGTATGAAGATTAAACAATTGCCTTTGACTATAAATAAACCATCATTTAGACTCACAC CTATTGATGGCAAAAAGATGAGAAATCTTCTCAACAGTC GCTGTGGGATAAGGATGACATCTTCAAACATGCCGTTACCAGCATCCTCTACCACTGAAAGGATTGTGCAAGGACGGGAAACAGCTATGGAGGGGGAGTGGCCGTGGCAGGCCAGCCTCCAGCTCGTAGGGGCCGGCCATCAGTGTGGGGCCAGCCTCATCAGCAACACGTGGCTGCTCACAGCAGCCCACTGCTTCCGGAA aaataaagaCCCAAATAAGTGGATTGCTACTTTTGGTACAACCATTACACCACCCGCGGTGAAACGAAGTGTGGGGAAAATTATCATTCATGAAAATTATCACAGAGacacaaatgaaaatgacattgCTTTGGCTCAGCTGACTACCCGAGTTGAGTTTTCAAATATAGCCCAGAGAGTTTGCCTCCCAGATTCCTCTATGAAGTTGCCACCTAAAACAAGCGTATTTGTCACAGGCTTTGGATCCATTGTAGATGATG GACCTACACAAAATAAACTTCGGCAAGCCCGGGTAGAAACCATAGGCACTGATGTATGTAACAGAAAGGATGTGTATGATGGCCTGATAACTCCAGGAATGTTATGTGCTGGATTCATGGAAGGAAAAGTAGATGCATGTAAG gGTGATTCTGGTGGACCTCTGGTTTATGATAATCATGACATCTGGTACATTGTAGGTATAGTCAGTTGGGGACAATCATGTGCTCTTCCCAAAAAACCTGGAGTCTACACAAGGGTGGCTAAATATCGAGACTGGATTGCCTCAAAGACTGGTATCTAG